The Deinococcus cellulosilyticus NBRC 106333 = KACC 11606 genome segment TGTGTTTTGACTTTCAGGTAGTTTTCTTCATTGATGGGTTGCTGGTACAGCCATTTCATTTCCCACACGTCGATGTCACAAGAAAGGGGGTGCTGAAAAACCAGACGCTCTCCCTGGGACTCCAGCAGGCCTGGGATGACCTTGTTGACCTGATGCAGGGCTTTTCGGAGGTATCCCCGGCGAATTTCGGTTGGGGATTCCCCCCACAGTGCCGCCGCCACCGCTTCCCGTTCAAGCTGGCGGTCTGCGTTGAGGATCACGTAGGCGAGGAGGCACTGGGCTTTGCGGCTTTCGGGGGTGCAGGAATTCGGAACAATGGTGTAAGACCCCATCAGTTTGACCTGAATGTCTGGCATGATCATGTCCTTTGAAAAAAAAGTGGCGGGGCAGGAAGCTGTGTGTTTTCAGTCTATGCACAATTGGCCCCTCAGGTTGTGATGACCGGAAGCTGGGGGGTAGGGGAATTCACGGAGAGAGACCGTGTGAAATCCTCCATTGTCTTCTGCGTGGTTTTCCAGTTGCTGCACCCGATCAAAACCCACTGTGACCAGCAATGGACTGTGCAGATTGGTGTGTTATGGTGTGGCACATGTGGCTCAAAACAAGAAAGATCGGCACGGTCCAGGTGACCTCCCTGACCGATGGACAATTCAGACTGGATGGTGGGGCCATGTTTGGCACGGTCCCCAAAGTGCTCTGGAACAAGCTGACCCCTGCAGATGAACTCAATCGCATTGCCCTGCGCATCAACCCACTGCTTGTTCAGATGCATGGGAAAAACATCCTCATTGAAACCGGCATGTGGGAAGGAGACGCCAAATTCCAGAGCATGTTTGACCTTCGGCGCGATAGCACCGTGTTTGATGGTCTGAAAGCCGTGGGTCTGGACCGCACCGACATTGATCTGGTCATCAACACCCACCTGCATTTCGATCATGCCGGGCGCAATGTTCTGGAGGGTGTTCCTGCCTTCCCCCATGCAAGGTACGTGGTGCAGAAACAGGAACTTGAAGATGCCCACCACCGACATGAGCGCAACCGAGCCTCTTACTACACCGAGCAGTATGTGGAACCCATTGAGCAGGCAGGCCTTTTTGATGTGGTTGATGGTGACACAGAACTGATGTCCGGTTTGCGTGTGGTCCAGATTCCTGGTCACAATCTGGGCCAGCAGGCGGTGATTCTGGAATCGGAAGGGGAGATGCTGGTGTACACAGCAGACCTGCTCCCCACGCTGGTTCATGCTCCCTACCCTTACGTGATGGGTTATGACCTGTATCCCGTGACCACGCTGGAAACCCGCAAAAAATTCTTCCCCGAGTGGTTTGAAAAGAAAGCCATCCTGGCCCCACCCCATGATCCAGACCATGCCTTTGGTCGTCTGACCCGGAATCCAAAAGGTGGATTTCTGGCTGAGCCCACTTGAGGTCGAAGGGATCAAAAGGATGCAGGGGTGGGCCGCTGGCTCACCCCTGCACCTGTTGGATTTTGACCGGGGTTTTATTTCAACTGGTACGTCCGCACGTAATCGAAGTTTGCGATCCAGTGCTGGTTGCCATCGGTGGTGCCCATCGCAACCAGACCGATGCGGGCGTTTCCTCCGAGGGTGTGTTCCCAGGTGCCACCACGGGTCCAGTTCACACCATCCAGGCTGGTGAATCCGGTGTACAGGTCATGCCCACCCTCCGTGTGTTTCACAATGCGCAGGTAGGTGTACTGGTCTGCTCTGCTGGGAGGTCCCATCACCAGGTTTCCATATCTGGGGAAGTTGGCTGGAACGTTGCCCACTTCTTTTGCAAATTCAATCTGGCGGGTTTCCCAGTTGGAAAAGTGCACCAGTTTCACGAAGTTGTTGTCGTCGCTGAAGACCACCAGGCCAGCCTGGGTGTAATTGAAGCAGCATCCATCAGCAGGGAAGTTGATTTTGACTTTTGTTTCCACCACGTAGTTGCCCGTGGGTGCTGCTTTGCTCAGGATGGCGGCATTGTTGCTGTCCGTGTGGAGGTCCGCATGCTGGACATTCATGCGCAGCGTGCCATTTTCAATGCCAAACTCTGCAGCTGCAGGTTCACGGGTCCAGCTCCAGCCTGCAAGGTTTCCAGCAAATTCATCTGTTGCGGCAGCAATGGCAGCACCGCTGTCCAGGGGCTTCACCCACTCTGGCTGGTAGTGGTTTTTCTGGCCTTTCTGGGCTGCCGGAGCAGGCATTTTCTCGTCAGAGGGGCCATTGCCTCCACGCACCACGGGCCAGCCATTTGCCCAGTCCACAGGGTCCATCAGGACTGGTCTGCGGGTGAAATTGTCGGTGTTCAGGAAAGGTGTTTCCTGATCCACCCCGTGGTACACCGTCCAGTCCTGCCCACTGGCATCGGTGAAGATGGCGTTGTGCCCGACCCCCACCCAGCGGTTGCCGTTCTGGGCCAGGAAGGGGGTTCCTCCCACGTTCGTTGCGTTCAGGTCAACCCCGCTCTGGTCCACAAAAGGTCCGGTGGGGCTCTTGGAGCGTCCCACGAACAGGCTGTACCCGGTCAAAGGTCCATTGCAGCAGGCAGATGCAGAAGCAATCAGGTAGTAGTACTCGCCCTTTTTGACCACCTGTGCCCCTTCATAGCGGTTGGCAATGGCAATTTCCTTCTGGCTGGTTTTGTCTGAAGTCAGGCCATCCGCAGAGAGCTTGCGCACAGAAAGTCCACCGAAGTAGCTGCCGTAGTAGATCCACAGCTGTCCTGCATCATCCCGGATCACATCTGGATCAAAGGTCCAGCGCTTGTCGTTCTCGCAGCAGTTGGGTGGACGGTCTGGTTCCACCACGGGTTTTCCGCTGTCCACCCAGGGGCCAAGTGGGTTGTCACTGGTGGCCACCCCGATGGCACTTCCGCCTGCCACGGTGTCACTTGCTGTGTAGTACAGCATGTACTTGCCGTTGATGTACTCGATGTCAGGGGCCCACAGTCCTGCGTCGCTTTTTACCCAGTCGGGTTTGGCCTGGAAGGCGTCTCCCTTGTAAGTCCAGTTGACCAGATCGTCAGACACCAGAATGGGAATCTGGTGGAAATTGAATCCCCCCTGGTCATTGCGGTCGGTGCTGTTGAGGGGATCGGTGGTGCAGAAGATGTACCACTTGCTGTCTCCCGCTTTCTGGCCCTGAATGATGGCAGGGTCAGCGCAGGTGTCGACGGTCTTGCCATTGCCAATCTCGACTTTGAGCGGATTCTGGTAGGTCAGAGAGGGCTCAACTCTGGGCGGATTGCAGGCGCTCAGGACCGTCAGGCACATGACGGCCAGAACACCCAGCGGTTTGAACTGGGGGTTGGACATAATTGACTCCTGTGATGAAAAGACCTGCCCACCGAAGACCCGGGGACGATGGGCTTCAGCAGGGGGATCTGTGGGCAGGGTGAGAAGGGCTGCAGTGGCAACAGAAAAGGAGCCAGATGGGGCATCTGGTTGGAATGGGCGTGTCTTCCTGCAGTTGATGCCTTTATAGCAAAAATATTTGTTATATGTCAAATGAGCGAGGGTGGGGCGTTTGAGGGCTCTGTCCCGTCACTGATGGGCTGCAATCAGTCCAGAACGATGGAAAGACCACCAGCCTCTGGCATGGTGGCCCCAACAAACCCACCAAATTGCATCTATCACAGCACGAGAGTGGTGTGAATTCTCACCAGAATTTTCAAAAAAAGAAACGAGAGGACGGCGAATCCTCCCGTTTCACAAAAAAACTTGTGGTTATCGAACCTTCACCCTTGGGCGGTCCTGGGGAAAGCGGTAGGCCATGCGCATCACCAGATCCTGCTCGTAATTCCCGAATTTTCTTCCGAACAGGTTGACCCCGCCTTTGTGCCGGGCATCGTCTTTCACGCCAATTTTGACCTTGATGTGGTTCCGTGAGCCCAGGTTCAGGTCTTCAAGGGTCACACCAGAGAGTTTCTCACCATCAATGAAACTCCCCTCGTCGGTGACCTGCCAGTGTTTGAGCAGGCCATACATGGTCTGGTCTTCCAGCCACCAGGCGGGGGTCAGCCTGCCCCGGGTACCCCCAAAGTCTCCCGGGCAGGTCCAGGTGCCGACCTCGATGTCATTGAGCCACAAGGTGATGTCAGAAGGCCAGTCTGGATCATACTGGGGCGCTTCGGAGCAGATTTCCATGGAGAGCACCAGGGACTGGGCCACCGATCCATAAGGCAGGTTGTTTGGGAAAGCATACTCCACGAAACCCTGACCAAACCACAGAATCTGGGCATACACATGATCGGGCTCGAAAAAACTTCTGGGATCATCGAACATCCCGATGATCTTGCTTTCGCTGGCAAGACCACAGGTCGGTTTGATGTCAAAGTTACGGTAATTTCCGATGGGCATTGAGACAGTAACAGTATCGGTTTCGGCTTCAACGTTCGCCCCGGGCAGTTTCAGGATGATCTCGTCGTATTTTTTGGCGCAGAGCTTCTGGGAACCTCTGGAACCCGGTTCGTACTGCACGCTGATCAGTCCGGCTTCCTGCAACTGGTTCAGGTTGAAGTTCACCGTGGAATGGGGGAGCCCCATGGTTTCAGCAAGTTCACTGATGTTCATGGGGTTGTGGGAGAGCAAGCTGAGGATCAGCAGGCGGGTGTCTGAAGCCAGGGCTTTGAGGACGTGCAGAGAGGAGTCTCCATCGATGTACAGGACGCGGTTTCCAGAAATGCCCATAAATGCTCCTTTGCCGGAGGGGATAGATCTGATTCTAACAACTTCAATTCTGATTTTGCAACATTGCGAAAATACTTGTTGATGGGCCATCTGCACAGGCGAAATATTCGTTGTGTGACCGAGCAAAGTTCTAAAGATCGGCAGATCGCAAAAGATATTGACAAGAAATAAAAAAAGTTGTTAGTATTGAGGGGCAAAAGAAAACCTTCCTTCACGCTTCCCGATCAGCAGGTGTAACCATGTCTCTAGATGCACTACACCCCAGACCGCAGCTTCAACGCGGCTCCTGGGTGTCATTGGACGGATGGTGGCAGTTCAGCGCGGACCCCGGGCTGGAGCATTGTCATCCCAAAACAGTCGAATTTTCTCAAAACATTCTGGTGCCCTACGCCCCTGAGTCTCCACGCAGTGGCATCCAGGACGAAACCCCCCACCACAGCGTCTGGTACAGGACACACCTGACCCTGGACAGCACCCTCATCCCCGGACCTGCAGAACGCCTGATTCTGCATTTCGGAGCCGTGGACCATGAGGCCCGCATCTGGATCAATGGCGAGTTTGTCGGAGAGCACATCGGTGGCTACACCCCATTCTCACTGGACATCACCGAGCACGCCTCAGCCGAGATGCTGGACATTGCTGTGCAGGCCAAAGACCACCCGCAGGACATGTCCCTTCCCAGGGGCAAACAGGACTGGCTCAGAGAATCCCACTCCATCTGGTACCCCAGAACCACCGGGATCTGGAGAACCGTCTGGCTCGAAAAAGCACCTGCCCAGCGCATCGAAAAGATCCACTGGACCCCCAGCGTTGAACGCTTCCAGATCACATACCGGGTGGTGCTCAGCAAACCAGGAGCCGCAAGACTCCGTGTCCGGCTTTACCTGCGTGGCGAACTGATTGCAGAAGACACCAGTCTGGTGAAATCCACCGACCTGAAGCGCACCATCTGCCTCTCTGATCCTGGCATCGACGATGTCCGCGACGATTACATGTGGAGCCCCGAGCACCCCCAGCTGATCGATGCGGAGCTTGCCCTGCTCGACGAAAACGGCAACGTTCTGGACGAAGTCACCTCTTACACCGCCCTGCGCAGCGTGGAAGCCAGGGACAACCTGTTCTACCTCAATGGCCGTCCTTATTACCTGCGTCTGGTGCTTGATCAGGGCTACTGGACCCAGGGGCACGCCACCGCCAGCCCTGAAGAACTGCGCCGGGATGTGGAGCTCACCAAACAACTCGGCTTCAATGGGGTGCGCAAGCACCAGAAGATCGAAGATCCCCGTTTCCTGTACCACGCAGACAGAATGGGCCTGCTGGTCTGGACCGAGATGCCCAGCCCCTACGCCTTCACGCCCGAAGCCATTGACCGGGTCACCCGTGAATGGCTCAGGGTCATCGACAGAGATTATTCTCATCCCTGTGTGGTAGCCTGGGTCACCTTCAATGAATCCTGGGGCGTGCCCGACCTGCCCCTCATCGACGAACAACGCCAGTTCGTGAAGGCCCTCTATCACCTGACCCACGCCTTTGACCCCACCCGACCCGTGATCGGCAACGATGGCTGGGAGCATGTCGTCACCGACATCTTCTCGATCCACGATTACGAGGCCAGAACCGAGGTCATTGAGCGAAACTACGCAGACCCCCAGATCCTGCAGACCTTCATGCCTGGACGCAGGAAGCTGCTGGTGGGAGACGCAAAAGTCACCGATCAGCCTTACATGCTCACGGAGTTTGGCGGCATCGCCTACACCGAGACCCCCCAGAAAGGCTGGGGTTACAGCACCGCCCAGAGCAGCGAAGACTTCATTGAGCGCTACGAGAAACTGCTGGCCGCCGTGCATGACAGCCCGGTGCTCTCCGGGTTCTGCTACACCCAGCTCACAGACACCTTCCAGGAAATCAACGGTGTGCTGGACATGGACCGTCGTCCCAAGGCCCCCATCGAGCGTTTTGCGAAGGCCAACAAAGGCAACAAGATGGTCCACGCGGACCCCAACCCCCTGCAATATTCCCCCAGATGGCTGAAAAAACAGCCCCAGACCGAATCCGCAACTTCCCAGGCCCGTTCCGATTCCCCTCTCGTCTGAGAGTGTGGAGAAGAAAACAAGGAGGAGAAAGATGAAACTCAAACCCCTAACCCTGATTCTGGCTGCCGCCGCCGTATCCACCGCCCATGCTGAGTACACTGGCCCCAAAGTGGAAATCACCTACCTGCACGGCTTCACCGGCCCGGACCGCCCCATCATGGAGCAACTGGTCAAGAAGTTCAACGACAGCCACCCCAACATTGAAGTGAAAGCCCAGGCCCAGCCCTGGGGCACCACCTGGCAACAGCTTGCTCCGCTGGTTGCTTCTGGCCGTGCTGCCGACGTGGTGGTCATCAACGAAGACCAGGTCACCGGATTCGTTGCCCGTGGTGCCGTGACCCCCCTGACTGCAGCCGACCTCAAAGCAGGTGGCATCAGCAAGGCCAACTTCTACGGCCCCCTGTGGAAAACCGCCGATTACAAAGGCCGCAGCTACGGTGTGCCCATCCACTCTGTCGCTCTCGCCATGTACTACAACAAGGACCTGATGAAGAAGTACGGCATCACCAAGGTCCCCACCAACCGCGCCGAGTTCCTCGCTGCTGCCAAGGCCTGCACCGTGGACAAGAACGGCAAGAACCCCGGTGAAGCTGGATTCGACGCCAAAAACCTCAACACCTGGGGTGCGGGTGTGGTCAACGGCTGGATGGGCGGCACCATCGCCTACTCCGTGCTGCGCCAGAACGGTGTGAACCTCGTGGACAAGAACCTCAACGCTGCCTTCAACACCGCAGCAGGTCAGGAAGCCATCCAGTTTCTGGTGGACCAGGTCGGCAAGTACCAGACCTCTCCTGCCAACGCCACCGAGCAGAGTGAAATCAACGCCTTCCGCCAGGGCAAAGCCTGCTTCAACTTCAACGGTGTGTGGATGCTCGAACAGTACAAAGGTCAGGCAGGCCTGAACTTCGGCATCGCCCCTTTCCCCCAGCTTGGCACCAAGATGAAAGCCGCATGGGGCGGATCAAGCCACCTGACCCTGCCCAAACAGCGCGCTGGCTACGACAAGAACAAGCGTCTGGCTGCCCTGGAATTCATCGGGTGGATGACCAAGCCTGAGCAGAACCTGTTCTGGACCCAGGCCGGTGGCCTCCCCACCCAGGCCAAAGTCGCAGCCGACAAGTCCTACGACAACAACCCCATCAGTGGACTCTTTGAAGGCCTCCCCAACGTGTACGCCACCTCTGGCTACCCCTGGGTTGGTCAGGTGCGCGGCGCATGGGACGCTGCTGTTGAAGCGGCCATCCTCGGCAAGAAGACCGTGAAAGACGCTCTGGAAGACGGCCAGGCCGAAGCCAACAAGCAGATTGAACAGGCACGCAAGTCCCTGCAGTAATCTCCTCCCTGGCCTGACCGCACCCCGGTCAGGCCACCTCTGTTTCAGGGAGCTCCCATGAGTGAAATCACAAGCAACACCTCTGTTCCAAGAAAGCGCAGCAGAAAGCTTTCCTACAACACCACCCACCCACTGCTCCCCTGGTTGTACCTGCTGCCCCATGCCATTTTTTTCCTCGGGTTCATTGTTTTCCCGGTCTTTTACGGGATCTACATCAGCGTGCACCGCTGGGACCCCCTGTCAGAAAGCCAGCCCTTCGTGGGCATGGAATTTTATGCCAACCTCTTCAAGGCAGGCACCCCACAAAGTGAGTTCTTCTGGAAGACCTTTATCAACACCACCATTTTCACCGTGGTCAGTGTTCCCCTGCTGGTCGGCACCTCCATCGGACTGGCCGCCCTGCTGTTCAAACCCATTTTCGGTCGGGCTTTTTTCCGCTCCATCTTTTTCATGCCTGGCATCCTCGCAGTTTCCGTGATGGGCATTCTGTGGCGGTGGCTCTTTGAGAACCAGAGCGGTCTGGTGAACATCATCCTCACCGAGTACCTGAAACTGCCCGGCATCCCTTTCCTCACCACCGAAGGCTGGGCCTGGGTGCCCATCGTGCTCGGGACGGTCTGGTGGACCATCGGTTTCAACATGACCCTGTACCTTGCTGCCATGAACAACATCCCCAAGGCCATCTACGAGGCAGCAGAGATTGACGGGGCCACCGGATTCCAGCAGTTCAGGTACATCACCTGGCCCAACCTGTCCTCCACAACGCTGTTCGTGGTGGTGACCACCGTGCTCGCTTCCTTCCAGCTTTTCGGTCAACCCCAGCTCATCACCTCCGGTGGACCCACCCGTTCCACCCAGTCGGTGATCATGTACATCACCGAAGAGGCCTTCTCCAACAACCAGTTCTCCAGTGCAGCGGCCATGAGTTTCGTGTTTGGCCTGATCATGCTGATCTTCACGGCCTTCCAGTTCTGGCTGCAGACCCGTGACCTGAGAGGGAGCAAGAAATGACCACCCAGCCCCGCATTCCCCAGCCTCAGACGGAACGCAGGCGTCGGGTCCCGAGAGACATCCCCCGCTTTGTGGTCCTGAGCCTGCTCGCCCTGCTCTTCCTCGCGCCGATCTACTGGATGCTGTCAACGAGCTTCAAACCCGAGTCGGACACCATCAGCTTGCCCATCCAGTGGTGGCCCAAAAACTTCACCCTTGAGAACTACCGGGAGATCCTGACCTCTCCAGACGGCAA includes the following:
- a CDS encoding MBL fold metallo-hydrolase — encoded protein: MWLKTRKIGTVQVTSLTDGQFRLDGGAMFGTVPKVLWNKLTPADELNRIALRINPLLVQMHGKNILIETGMWEGDAKFQSMFDLRRDSTVFDGLKAVGLDRTDIDLVINTHLHFDHAGRNVLEGVPAFPHARYVVQKQELEDAHHRHERNRASYYTEQYVEPIEQAGLFDVVDGDTELMSGLRVVQIPGHNLGQQAVILESEGEMLVYTADLLPTLVHAPYPYVMGYDLYPVTTLETRKKFFPEWFEKKAILAPPHDPDHAFGRLTRNPKGGFLAEPT
- a CDS encoding family 43 glycosylhydrolase, whose amino-acid sequence is MSNPQFKPLGVLAVMCLTVLSACNPPRVEPSLTYQNPLKVEIGNGKTVDTCADPAIIQGQKAGDSKWYIFCTTDPLNSTDRNDQGGFNFHQIPILVSDDLVNWTYKGDAFQAKPDWVKSDAGLWAPDIEYINGKYMLYYTASDTVAGGSAIGVATSDNPLGPWVDSGKPVVEPDRPPNCCENDKRWTFDPDVIRDDAGQLWIYYGSYFGGLSVRKLSADGLTSDKTSQKEIAIANRYEGAQVVKKGEYYYLIASASACCNGPLTGYSLFVGRSKSPTGPFVDQSGVDLNATNVGGTPFLAQNGNRWVGVGHNAIFTDASGQDWTVYHGVDQETPFLNTDNFTRRPVLMDPVDWANGWPVVRGGNGPSDEKMPAPAAQKGQKNHYQPEWVKPLDSGAAIAAATDEFAGNLAGWSWTREPAAAEFGIENGTLRMNVQHADLHTDSNNAAILSKAAPTGNYVVETKVKINFPADGCCFNYTQAGLVVFSDDNNFVKLVHFSNWETRQIEFAKEVGNVPANFPRYGNLVMGPPSRADQYTYLRIVKHTEGGHDLYTGFTSLDGVNWTRGGTWEHTLGGNARIGLVAMGTTDGNQHWIANFDYVRTYQLK
- a CDS encoding ArsR/SmtB family transcription factor; translated protein: MGISGNRVLYIDGDSSLHVLKALASDTRLLILSLLSHNPMNISELAETMGLPHSTVNFNLNQLQEAGLISVQYEPGSRGSQKLCAKKYDEIILKLPGANVEAETDTVTVSMPIGNYRNFDIKPTCGLASESKIIGMFDDPRSFFEPDHVYAQILWFGQGFVEYAFPNNLPYGSVAQSLVLSMEICSEAPQYDPDWPSDITLWLNDIEVGTWTCPGDFGGTRGRLTPAWWLEDQTMYGLLKHWQVTDEGSFIDGEKLSGVTLEDLNLGSRNHIKVKIGVKDDARHKGGVNLFGRKFGNYEQDLVMRMAYRFPQDRPRVKVR
- a CDS encoding glycoside hydrolase family 2 protein, with protein sequence MSLDALHPRPQLQRGSWVSLDGWWQFSADPGLEHCHPKTVEFSQNILVPYAPESPRSGIQDETPHHSVWYRTHLTLDSTLIPGPAERLILHFGAVDHEARIWINGEFVGEHIGGYTPFSLDITEHASAEMLDIAVQAKDHPQDMSLPRGKQDWLRESHSIWYPRTTGIWRTVWLEKAPAQRIEKIHWTPSVERFQITYRVVLSKPGAARLRVRLYLRGELIAEDTSLVKSTDLKRTICLSDPGIDDVRDDYMWSPEHPQLIDAELALLDENGNVLDEVTSYTALRSVEARDNLFYLNGRPYYLRLVLDQGYWTQGHATASPEELRRDVELTKQLGFNGVRKHQKIEDPRFLYHADRMGLLVWTEMPSPYAFTPEAIDRVTREWLRVIDRDYSHPCVVAWVTFNESWGVPDLPLIDEQRQFVKALYHLTHAFDPTRPVIGNDGWEHVVTDIFSIHDYEARTEVIERNYADPQILQTFMPGRRKLLVGDAKVTDQPYMLTEFGGIAYTETPQKGWGYSTAQSSEDFIERYEKLLAAVHDSPVLSGFCYTQLTDTFQEINGVLDMDRRPKAPIERFAKANKGNKMVHADPNPLQYSPRWLKKQPQTESATSQARSDSPLV
- a CDS encoding ABC transporter substrate-binding protein, producing MKLKPLTLILAAAAVSTAHAEYTGPKVEITYLHGFTGPDRPIMEQLVKKFNDSHPNIEVKAQAQPWGTTWQQLAPLVASGRAADVVVINEDQVTGFVARGAVTPLTAADLKAGGISKANFYGPLWKTADYKGRSYGVPIHSVALAMYYNKDLMKKYGITKVPTNRAEFLAAAKACTVDKNGKNPGEAGFDAKNLNTWGAGVVNGWMGGTIAYSVLRQNGVNLVDKNLNAAFNTAAGQEAIQFLVDQVGKYQTSPANATEQSEINAFRQGKACFNFNGVWMLEQYKGQAGLNFGIAPFPQLGTKMKAAWGGSSHLTLPKQRAGYDKNKRLAALEFIGWMTKPEQNLFWTQAGGLPTQAKVAADKSYDNNPISGLFEGLPNVYATSGYPWVGQVRGAWDAAVEAAILGKKTVKDALEDGQAEANKQIEQARKSLQ
- a CDS encoding carbohydrate ABC transporter permease, translating into MSEITSNTSVPRKRSRKLSYNTTHPLLPWLYLLPHAIFFLGFIVFPVFYGIYISVHRWDPLSESQPFVGMEFYANLFKAGTPQSEFFWKTFINTTIFTVVSVPLLVGTSIGLAALLFKPIFGRAFFRSIFFMPGILAVSVMGILWRWLFENQSGLVNIILTEYLKLPGIPFLTTEGWAWVPIVLGTVWWTIGFNMTLYLAAMNNIPKAIYEAAEIDGATGFQQFRYITWPNLSSTTLFVVVTTVLASFQLFGQPQLITSGGPTRSTQSVIMYITEEAFSNNQFSSAAAMSFVFGLIMLIFTAFQFWLQTRDLRGSKK